GTCACAGAATACTGTGTTAGCGCCTTCTGACTCAGTAAGGGTCAATGACAGATCAAGTGTACTCATGGCACACTATATTAATTCAATCATTCTACATCCATCTCCCTGCCCCCCGCCACGCTTCCATGCCGGGTGTAGTGGACTTTCCGCTGACGCACCCGAATTCCCGGCATTGGAAGAAACGCTGACCGAGGGGATTAAGCGGCTGTGTGTGATTCAGTTTACACAACACGCAATTCAATACCTGAGCTTGTTATTTCTTGACTCGTGTGATGACACATGGGTCTTTAAAAAGTGGAAAAGCCCTAAATTTCACTGCAAATGATGGTGAACCTTCCCCAGGTGGTCTTGTTTAAATGAACAAGATATAAAAGGGAGACAAACATCACTTATTTCCGTGTGAACAGGTGTATCAAATAAAGGGCAATCGAATCTGTTGATCTGTGACGACATGTACAAGCCCTCTATGCCCCCATAATAAAAGTGTAATTGTCACTTCTTGTGATGTGTAACTGCATCCAGAATGCTACAAAATCTACCGCATATCTACTTTTTGCTAAATCATTTCAAAGCTACATTCAACTACAACATGGGCAAATAAGCGGTGCCTGACGTCAAATAGGTATTCAGAAACTGAATCTCTGTATGACAAATTTTTTCGCCAAAATAAATGGTGTAGGATGCTTTTGCCTCAAAATCGATCAGTATTGTGTTTGTCCTTGACTCCTCATTATCATATGTTAACGTTTGCACTGACAAGAGTCAGCAACTTGTGCTTTATTACATGCAACTCTGCACTGGAAGTAGGCTTGACTTGAAAATGCACAATCAGTGACAATGACAGTCTCAGCTCTTCTAAACAATGCCCTTTACCATCCCAGAAATGATGTAAGCTGTCTGTTCCAGTTCTAACGTGATGATTAAGGAACAAAACAACAGGCATGGTCCACTCATGGTCCACCATTTGTAATCGCTAACGTacagtttttaatattatgtagCCATCTAGTGCCAATCATAAATATTGCAACCCATCATCATTTGATGAAAGATAAGTATTGCTTGTATGCAAAGAAAGGACCATTGTATTGGGCAGTGCCATGGATCTAGTCATGACaatttgaaaattctgttatcaaaacaaataaataactttgtAAAAATTGCCCTTGCATCTATAATCCCACTATTTAACATCAGACACAGCTGGTTTACCCTTTTGTTAAAATACGACCACAGTGAGAGCAATAAACagcattaaaagaaaagaaaacctgaagggaaaaaaattatagagGAAAAATTgctacatttttgtttgtgttcttaTTGTTTTTCTTATGAAGTATGTCTCTTTAGAACATAATGTCATCTCTGATGTCAAAGTGACACCATGGCATTGGAGTTTTGATAGGACAACCAAAGTTCTGAGTGAAATGGCTCCATGTAAGTTCTGATTAGCTTGgaatcagaaatacagaaagagTGACATAGTTTACTCTTGTTTACTTTGAGGTcaaatttcaattaataatttccAGCATGGCCTTGAAAGAGGAAGCCAAAGGGTGATGGCATAACATCAATGTTGCaaatgtcaaaaagaaaaaaaggtaatgtCTGTATCTATGTGCATCAGGTTGCCATGGAGACACTTTTTCAGTCAGTGGGTTGATGCTGATCATCTGAGCCTCTCCAAGACTGCATTCAGAttgaatatagattaattctGAGTCATCTGTAAATTAACTGAATAGTCAGTTTGAGCCACAGCAGTATTTGATGTCTGTCGTCACGCCGTATGTGCACGATGCAAAAATGTATGTTCCTTGTTTGAaggagtgtatgtgtgtaaacATGACATCATTACTCACAGAAAAATCCCAGACATTTGCTATCCACTGTTCTCACTGGAGGAGAGGAGCACAGAGGACATCGTAATACTCAGCTCAGACCGAAGATGGAGCACGGCTGGAGTATCCATTGTGACCGTGGCGGAATTTGTTGAGCCATTGCCTGCTTTGACTGTTGTTTCTTTGCTGCTCTGGTCACTGTCGTGGACGTTTTCCTCGTCTTGGTGCGGCACATGTATGTGCATCACACTCCAGCTGCGCTTCACAGTAGAGCTCACACACACGCGCAGCAGAGAAGCCCCGTGTCATACTTCACTTTCTAGGCTGGAGAAATGGGCAGAACCACGACGTGAGCACAAGCTCTTGGCTTTGAGTGGCAGGTGTGGGGAGTAGAATCGCCTTGGCTGGGGCACAGACCGAAGTCTCTGGTACTGAAGCTTAGCGCTGGCGGTGGCTGCCTGGGAGGAGCCGGAAGCACCCCCGGGAGAGAGCACAGGTGGAGGGGACATGGATGCAGAGGATGGAGGTGGAGGAATGGGCATGGTTAGGGAGTTGGGAGCAGAAGGTACAGGTAATGAGGGAAGGAGTGGCTGAGGTGGGGAGGGTGATGGCTGGGGTATGTGTTCGGAGAGCTGGGCTTGCTGGGAGCTAAGGTTGGACTGGCTTCCAGATTTGGATTTCTCAGGTTTAGGGGGTGGTTTGGGCCGAGAGCTTCCACTGAAGCTGTGGCAGTGGGGAAGCAGATCCTCCTGGCTGTGAGACTGAGTGCTGCTGTGTTTGTGGTGAATGTGGGGCCTACCGTGCCTATACTGTGTACACGTACATGATGCTGCATCTTGCATTCTATCCCGAGACCTCTGACCTTTGCTCTTTGACCCACTGCGGCTTCGCTTCTCACCCTTCATCTGTAGTTTGTCGACTGACCAGTAGCGTCGTGGTGGTGGCAGGGAAGTGGGAGGGGGTGGCCACTGTGAACCTAGCCCTCCACTGCCTCCTCCAGATCCCCATCCAATCCCTGGACCCGAACTCCAAAAATCACCTGCCAATCCCCATCCTTCTGCCCGACCCAAAATAGAGTCATCTCTACTGTTGACACTTCCACCTTTCTCTCGAGCAGGGTACGTTCCAAAAAACCAGCCCCCACCCCCAATTCCACTAGCTCCACCCCCTCCAGTTCCTTCCCAGTATCTCTCAAAACGGCCAAACTCTCCTGAGGACCCCTCATCGGAAAAGCTTTCTTCTGCTCTGATTCTGTCCCGTTCAGACTCTGACACTGCCCCTCTCCCTGCCCGCCGCACTCTCTCttctattctctctctttctcgttctctctcctcttcttccccttcttcctcctcatcctcagagTCCCACTCATGGAAGGACAAGCCTTCTCTTGTGTTAACTCGCCCCCTTTCATAGTGGAGAAGCAGTGGCTTGCGTTCTCCTACTCTcccttcttcctctctctctacCCCACTACTCCTCCTTCTCTTGGATGAGGAGAGGAGTGTATGTAAAGAGGAGGGAGGGGAGGGTCCAGAGGCCTCCGTGCCACCTGCTTCACCTCCACTGACCCAGAATTTAACTGAGGAGGGGAGTTTGTTGAGGTTGGGATAGCGCTTACTGGATGGTCGGTGTCGTGAGTGGGAGCCTTTGGGTCTTCTCTCTCTGCATCTACCTCCCCCACTCTCATCCTCTCGTTCGTCCCTGTCATCCTCACCTCCATCtctcctccctctttctctctctccctcccaagCTGAAAGGCTGCCTTTGTCTGCAAATGCACTGCGATATTGAGTGGAAAATGATGAGTACTCTCCCTCTCTATCCCCATCcccctctccatctctctctgccTCAACATCACCCTCCTCTGGCTCTGACCGCTTGCCGGATGACaccttcttcttttttgttttcattgccttctttttcttctttttcacctTACGACgcttcctttctctttctctttcacgctcctccctcttttttcgttttttgtttttcttcttctttttctttttctccttttccctctctttcctacgtttcctctctcttttcctttctgTATCTCCCTGGGCTCCGCCACTTCTCTCCCTgtccctctctctttctgcccaTCCTGCCCACCATTCCTGGAGCTGTGCTAGTTGACTGCcacccctttctctctctctgtccttcttATGCTCCCTGTCTCCAAAGGCGCCCCACGGTTTGCGTGGGGGTATAGGAGGGGGAAGTCCATGAGTGAGAGATCTAGGGGAAAGTATGGACCGCTCTCGGTCCCTGGTTCTATTGTGGCCCTGTAGAAGACTAGACTCTTCGGTCAGCTCATCCaaatcctcctcatcctcttcctcagccTCTCTGTCTCGGGTGCTATGAGATGAAGCTGTGGAAGTGGATGAAGGAGAGGTGGAGCGTGAGGATGTGGCTGAGGATGTGGTtgaggagctggtggtggatgaggaggaTGATGTGGAGGTGTAGGGAAGTGAGGGAGAGGGGGATGGAGGAGTGTAGCTTGGAGAAAGTGTGACTGGCACCGGGAttgggagaggaggagagggtcTCGGTCTTCGACTCGCATCCCTGCCTCCACCTCTCCGGCCCAGTGGCAGGATGTTCTCGTACAATGGGCCACTAGGTTCTTTGGGCTTTTTTGGTCGCCGTTTCCTCCAGAAGGATGAAGGGAGAGGGGGAGAGGGGTGCTGCAGCGGGGGGTTAGGTGTCAGCGGGGCTGGGGCCTGGCTTTTAGGAGGAAGCCTGGGAGTTCCCAAAGATTTAACCCCTCTACCCTGACCCCCTCCACCAGTACCCGCTCCCACCTTCTTCCCCATGCCATGGTCCATGCCCTTCTCTTGGTAGAAAACCACACTAGTTGGTGGGGGTTGTTGGTGGGCTCTGGGGACTGTTTTGGGAGTTTGAGAGCCTGTCTGTTGGTCCACACTTGGCCCAAGTCCCTCTGGATCAATAGGTCCATAGTAGCGCTTATATCCATCTAGACCACTACCTGCACCTCCACCACCTGCCCAGGTAGGTGCCACCTTTTGAGGCAGAGGTCCTGTTTCTGCTAGAGCTCCTCTCACACCCATGGAGGTCGTGGCACTAGCGGTTTTGGGTAGTCTCCAGCGGTCCACAACCGCCAACCTGCGATCTGGCCGCGGTAAGAAAGTAGTACATGGTAGTGGTGCTCCTACAAGTTGAGTATTTGTGGGACCCAAGGCCGCTCCAGAATGAACGATTGTGGGAGGGGATCCAGGAAGAGGTGTTTTGTAAGACTGAGGAGGTTGAGGCTGTTGtggttgctgctgctgctgttgctgtacCATGGCAATGGCTGTAGTGGATACAGCTGATGTGACCCCATGTGAGGAAGAAGCAGGAACCATGGCAGTATGATGGTGGCCAGGAACTGTGACTTTAGCCCCACCTTGTGCAGTTTCATCTTCAAAACTGCAGCAGCTATACATTCCCTAAGAGCACAAACAACAAAGATATAATAGTGAAATGTCATATTCTGATGATATGGCCATATCAGTGTCAATTACATAAGCATCATTCTCATCTCATCTGTAATACCACAGGCATAGTCCATGTCACAGTCCTTCTCAATTTACCCAAACGCTCCCAAATAAATTAAACGAATAATCAGTCACTCTCTCAcgtcacactctctctcaccctGCTGAAGGCGAGTAGGAAGTCCAGTTTGCCAGACTGGCCCATTTTGCTCATGCAGTGCCGTAGCCTCCAGTAAACCAGGTGTTCCCAGGCGAAGACCAACAGACTTAGGCCCATGGCCACCAGTAGCATGTAGAAGACACCAGCCATGTTGTCTATGTCTAGTTTGGAGCTCATCACCTCAATTTTATCATTATGACAGATCCCTGAGAGCCAGAGACGCTCTAGCATCTCAATCTCATCTGAGTAGAAAGGGAAGAGAAAGACAAGGCATTAGCATTACTCGCTTTCTCTGTTAATATGTGATACAACTACTTGGCACAGATGCATCAATAAAACATGTATGAATGCAGTATGGTAGTGACTTGCTTCTCCCACATGCCTGTTGTGTCAGGAAACAGATGCTAATACTAAATGTGTGTAAAACTTTAGTATGTCAGGTGCTATTTTGAGATCTTTAGAGTATTATATTGAAAACATTTCAGGTCAGACATCTATTGAACAGGTCCCAGTTGGTAAAAGAAACATTACTGTGAAGGTCTGTTTAGAAGCTGATCAAAAGGAGCagactgttaaagggatagttcagccaaaaatgaaaattatgtcattaatgactcaccctcatgtcgttcca
This genomic stretch from Cyprinus carpio isolate SPL01 chromosome B16, ASM1834038v1, whole genome shotgun sequence harbors:
- the LOC109063899 gene encoding glutamate receptor ionotropic, NMDA 2D-like; its protein translation is MVTVPTLSLLLALVEWAGQTSSSPHLLLRPRERERDPVASMHFNIAVIHAGSTVQQGEAGAAAAAGRVPYPGFGRVHSSFGESVVTQWGSANVIWLQVNDSSPRTLLSQLCDLLAARPLQGLVYEDERPLPLASGPLAPMLEFVSAQTGLPIVAVGGGAGLGRVPQETGSIFLQFSSSTALQLEVIFEVLEEYDWTAFSVVSTRHHGYQDFLSIVEGLTDGSFIGWEKKSVVMLNLTDDPGGARTRRLLKENEAQVRLLYCSQEEAEQVFHAAWAAGQASASHIWFVVGPALSELGLTGLPSRLFAVRPQGWRDEPRRRIARGVSILTHGAVALRKDYGATGGPHFVTNCQTDGNRTQRIRGRMKYFSNITLGGRDYSFNNEGYLANPFLDVISYTPGSGWEDVGWWENGVLRLRYPAWSRYGPFLQPPDDAQHLRVVTLEERPFVIVELADPASGTCIRDSVPCRRPLNASSLQEGVAPMKQCCKGFCIDILKRLAKIVGFTYDLYLVTNGKHGKKIDGVWNGMVGEVVYKRADMAIGSLTINEERSEVVDFSVPFVETGISVMVSRSNGTVSPSAFLEPYSPAVWVMMFVMCLTVVAVTVFIFEFFSPVGYNRSLQSGKKARGSKFTIGKSIWLLWALVFNNSVPVENPKGTTSKIMVLVWAFFAVIFLASYTANLAAFMIQEEYIDTVSGLSDKKFQHPTEQYPPLKFGTVPNGSTEKNIRSNYPDMHQYMIKYNQKSVEDAISHLKSGKLDALIYDAAVLNYMARKDEGCKVMTIGSGKVFATTGYGIALIKNSRWKRPLDLALLQLVGDDEIEMLERLWLSGICHNDKIEVMSSKLDIDNMAGVFYMLLVAMGLSLLVFAWEHLVYWRLRHCMSKMGQSGKLDFLLAFSRGMYSCCSFEDETAQGGAKVTVPGHHHTAMVPASSSHGVTSAVSTTAIAMVQQQQQQQPQQPQPPQSYKTPLPGSPPTIVHSGAALGPTNTQLVGAPLPCTTFLPRPDRRLAVVDRWRLPKTASATTSMGVRGALAETGPLPQKVAPTWAGGGGAGSGLDGYKRYYGPIDPEGLGPSVDQQTGSQTPKTVPRAHQQPPPTSVVFYQEKGMDHGMGKKVGAGTGGGGQGRGVKSLGTPRLPPKSQAPAPLTPNPPLQHPSPPLPSSFWRKRRPKKPKEPSGPLYENILPLGRRGGGRDASRRPRPSPPLPIPVPVTLSPSYTPPSPSPSLPYTSTSSSSSTTSSSTTSSATSSRSTSPSSTSTASSHSTRDREAEEEDEEDLDELTEESSLLQGHNRTRDRERSILSPRSLTHGLPPPIPPRKPWGAFGDREHKKDRERERGGSQLAQLQEWWAGWAERERDRERSGGAQGDTERKRERKRRKEREKEKKKKKKKNKKRKKREERERERERKRRKVKKKKKKAMKTKKKKVSSGKRSEPEEGDVEAERDGEGDGDREGEYSSFSTQYRSAFADKGSLSAWEGERERGRRDGGEDDRDEREDESGGGRCRERRPKGSHSRHRPSSKRYPNLNKLPSSVKFWVSGGEAGGTEASGPSPPSSLHTLLSSSKRRRSSGVEREEEGRVGERKPLLLHYERGRVNTREGLSFHEWDSEDEEEEGEEEERERERERIEERVRRAGRGAVSESERDRIRAEESFSDEGSSGEFGRFERYWEGTGGGGASGIGGGGWFFGTYPAREKGGSVNSRDDSILGRAEGWGLAGDFWSSGPGIGWGSGGGSGGLGSQWPPPPTSLPPPRRYWSVDKLQMKGEKRSRSGSKSKGQRSRDRMQDAASCTCTQYRHGRPHIHHKHSSTQSHSQEDLLPHCHSFSGSSRPKPPPKPEKSKSGSQSNLSSQQAQLSEHIPQPSPSPPQPLLPSLPVPSAPNSLTMPIPPPPSSASMSPPPVLSPGGASGSSQAATASAKLQYQRLRSVPQPRRFYSPHLPLKAKSLCSRRGSAHFSSLESEV